The following are from one region of the Vitis riparia cultivar Riparia Gloire de Montpellier isolate 1030 chromosome 14, EGFV_Vit.rip_1.0, whole genome shotgun sequence genome:
- the LOC117930426 gene encoding ankyrin repeat-containing protein ITN1-like, giving the protein MDSDFPCQNMDTDLYIAAKTGDTDYLQKPHGLQSIRCQATSQKRNVLHIAANFKRMGFAEALVEKFPELLTRADFKGDTPLHIASRTGCSDIVVCFLKSKNAEQALEMKNERADTALHVAVRNGHLEVVKPLVQENSKLMDLVNNHKESPLYLAVERGFFKIANFLLEEKSSVCSCEGTKGMTALHAAVIRTHKGPELGKPIPELSVNGLGLHLRGVWFPGTQSNVAGQEVPELSLEKLRRVVTNFFFRVRGHFKGKQLNDEIDIMEVLFKMKKDVIKKADEFGWTPLHYAAHLGHLEATEKLLKYDKSVAGLLDVEHSCALHIAAKEGHTNVMEQIITCLPDVYDLIDNKGRTILHVAAQYGNARVVKYILKKPNLESIINEPDKEGNTPLHLAAIYGHYGVVIMLAADDRVDKRAMNNEYLKTIDIVQSNMDIGEIIKYWIMRKLEHAGGRQSLHRLVIRENAYMQNGDNEGYQENANMRIDNNGHQKSSDGIYRSASETSTQSSDGASRTASNMSILLDRNREIMKEKQLRSHRLKDISNTHLLVATLIATVTFAAGFTLPGGYNDEGPDKGKAVLSTKIAFKAFLLSDGIAFYCSTAAVFLHFFASLERSYHLLLRFIKFSAILTYVSILGMVIAFTSGIYLVLPSSSELSTSAFVLGCLFLTFYIFGVL; this is encoded by the exons ATGGATTCTGATTTCCCTTGTCAAAACATGGATACTGATCTTTACATAGCTGCTAAAACTGGGGATACGGACTACTTGCAGAAGCCACATGGCCTCCAGAGTATTCGCTGCCAAGCCACATCCCAGAAACGCAATGTTCTTCACATTGCTGCTAATTTCAAGCGCATGGGCTTTGCTGAAGCTCTTGTTGAGAAGTTTCCAGAGCTTCTGACTAGAGCTGACTTCAAAGGCGACACTCCGCTGCATATCGCCTCGAGAACTGGCTGTAGTGACATTGTTGTGTGCtttcttaaaagtaaaaatgcCGAGCAAGCACTGGAAATGAAGAATGAGAGGGCTGATACGGCACTGCATGTGGCTGTGAGGAATGGTCATCTTGAGGTGGTGAAACCGTTGGTTCAAGAAAATTCTAAGTTGATGGATTTGGTTAATAATCATAAAGAGTCCCCCTTGTATTTGGCTGTGGAAAGGGGGTTTTTCAAGATTGCTAACTTTCTGTTGGAAGAAAAAAGTTCTGTTTGTTCCTGTGAGGGCACGAAAGGGATGACCGCTTTACATGCAGCTGTGATTCGTACCCATAAAG GTCCTGAGCTGGGTAAACCCATACCCGAGCTGTCTGTAAATGGACTTGGACTGCATCTACGAGGAGTATGGTTTCCAGGAACACAATCCAATGTTG CAGGCCAAGAAGTTCCAGAATTATCTCTAGAAAAACTTCGCCGTGTGGTTACAAACTTTTTCTTTAGGGTACGAGGACACTTCAAAGGAAAACAATTGAATGATGAAATTG ATATTATGGAAGTACTATTTAAAATGAAGAAGGATGTGATAAAAAAGGCAGATGAATTTGGGTGGACCCCTCTTCACTATGCTGCCCACTTGGGTCACCTCGAAGCAACTGAGAAGTTACTGAAGTATGACAAATCTGTTGCTGGCTTATTGGATGTAGAACACAGTTGTGCTCTCCACATTGCAGCCAAAGAGGGCCACACTAATGTAATGGAACAGATTATCACATGTCTTCCAGATGTTTATGATTTGATTGACAACAAAGGCCGCACAATTCTTCATGTTGCAGCTCAATATGGAAACGCTAGAGTCGTTAAGTATATCCTGAAGAAGCCAAACTTGGAAAGTATCATAAATGAGCCAGATAAGGAAGGTAACACACCACTTCATCTAGCTGCCATTTATGGACATTACGGGGTTGTGATTATGTTGGCTGCAGACGATAGAGTGGACAAAAGGGCAATGAACAATGAGTATTTGAAGACTATTGACATTGTCCAGTCAAATATGGATATTGGAGAAATAATCAAG TATTGGATCATGAGGAAGTTGGAGCATGCTGGTGGTCGACAAAGTTTACACCGGTTGGTCATTAGAGAAAATGCATATATGCAAAATGGTGACAATGAAGGATACCAGGAAAATGCAAATATGCGGATTGATAACAATGGACATCAAAAGAGCAGTGATGGCATATATCGTAGTGCTAGCGAGACCAGTACTCAGAGCAGTGATGGCGCGTCTCGTACTGCTAGCAATATGAGTATACTTCTTGATAGGAACAGAGAAATCATGAAAGAAAAGCAACTTCGATCTCATCGTCTCAAGGACATTTCCAACACCCATTTATTGGTCGCGACGCTCATAGCAACTGTCACTTTTGCAGCAGGCTTTACTCTACCTGGTGGGTACAATGATGAAGGCCCCGACAAAGGTAAAGCAGTTCTCTCAACAAAGATAGCCTTCAAGGCTTTCTTGTTGTCAGATGGTATAGCTTTCTATTGCTCAACTGCAGCAGTGTTTCTCCACTTTTTTGCTTCACTGGAACGAAGCTATCATCTGCTTCTAcgtttcataaaattttcagCCATACTCACATACGTTTCTATCCTAGGAATGGTGATAGCATTTACTTCTGGCATTTATTTGGTGCTACCCAGTTCCTCAGAGCTTTCAACCTCTGCATTTGTGCTTGGGTGTCTGTTCCTGACCTTTTACATCTTTGGGGTTCTGTAG
- the LOC117930530 gene encoding uncharacterized mitochondrial protein AtMg00810-like yields the protein MSPPPRLWRQGEENLVCRLHKSLYGLKQASRQWFAKFSEAIQSAGYAQSRADYSLFTRKQGKSFTALLIYVDDILITGNDPVSIATTKKFMHSHFHLKDLGDLKYFLGIEVSASKNGIFISQRKYALEIIEDAGLLGAAPIDTPMERGLKLSDKSDLLKDQGRYRRLVRRLIYLTMLRPDITYAVHVLSRFMHQPRKAHMEAAFRVVRYLKNAPGQGLFFSSNNDFRLRAYCDSDWAGCSLTRRSTTSYCVFLGPSLISWRSKRQKTVSLSLAEAEYRAMTGACCELTWFRYLLKDLGVLHQEPALLYCDNKATLHIAANPVFHEHTRHIEMDCHYIRDKIQDGSIITRHVSSAHQLADILTKPLGKEIFAPMIRKLGVQDIHSLT from the coding sequence atgtcTCCACCGCCAAGGCTTTGGCGACAGGGGGAGGAAAACTTGGTATGTCGCCTTCATAAATCACTCTACGGTCTGAAACAAGCTTCTCGCCAATGGTTCGCCAAGTTCTCAGAAGCTATTCAATCCGCCGGTTATGCACAATCTCGAGCCGATTATTCTTTGTTCACCAGAAAACAAGGCAAGTCCTTTACTGCCCTCTtgatatatgttgatgatattctgaTTACTGGCAATGATCCTGTGAGCATTgctacaacaaaaaaatttatgcatAGTCATTTTCATCTCAAAGATCTGGGtgatttaaaatactttcttggcatTGAGGTTTCTGCTtctaaaaatgggatttttattTCCCAACGTAAGTATGCATTAGAGATTATTGAGGATGCAGGATTGTTGGGCGCTGCCCCTATTGATACACCTATGGAACGAGGATTGAAATTGTCTGATAAGAGCGATTTGCTTAAGGATCAAGGTCGTTATAGGAGATTGGTTAGAAGGTTAATATATCTAACTATGTTGAGGCCAGATATCACTTATGCAGTTCATGTGTTAAGTCGGTTTATGCATCAACCGAGAAAGGCTCATATGGAAGCAGCGTTCAGAGTTGTACGTTATCTCAAGAATGCACCTGGTCAGGGTCTGTTCTTCTCTTCGaataatgatttcagattgagAGCCTACTGTGATTCTGATTGGGCAGGTTGTTCACTTACTAGAAGGTCCACTACAAGCTACTGTGTATTCCTTGGACCTTCACTGATTTCTTGGAGATCAAAGCGACAGAAAACAGTGTCACTCTCTTTAGCCGAAGCAGAGTATCGTGCAATGACAGGAGCTTGTTGTGAGTTGACATGGTTTCGGTACCTTTTGAAAGATTTGGGTGTTTTACATCAGGAACCTGCCTTGctgtattgtgacaacaaggcaACGTTGCATATTGCAGCCAACCCTGTTTTCCATGAGCATACTAGACACATTGAGATGGATTGTCACTATATTAGGGACAAGATCCAAGATGGTTCTATTATTACAAGACATGTGAGCTCAGCGCACCAACTTGCAGACATTCTAACTAAACCATTGGGAAAGGAGATTTTTGCTCCTATGATTCGCAAGTTGGGAGTGCAGGATATCCACTCTctaacttga